The proteins below come from a single Pogoniulus pusillus isolate bPogPus1 chromosome 39, bPogPus1.pri, whole genome shotgun sequence genomic window:
- the TFEB gene encoding transcription factor EB: protein MASRIGLRMELMKQQAQQEAERERVQQQMMMNYMQQQRMPVASTPAINTPVHYQSPPPVPGEVLKVQSYLENPTTYHLQKSRDKKVQAYLSETYGNKFAAHVSPISHSPKPPPAASPGVRPGHVLSSSAGNSAPNSPMAMLNIGSNPEREFDEVIDDIMRLDDVLGYINPEVQMPNTLPMSSSHMNVYTGDPQVTASLVGVTSSSCPADLTQKRELTDAESRALAKERQKKDNHNLIERRRRFNINDRIKELGMLIPKANDLDVRWNKGTILKASVDYIKRMQKDLQRSRDLENHSRRLEMTNKQLLLRIQELEMQARVHGLPTSSPSGVNVAELAQQVVKQEASGDEGTLEPLLPPPDPETQLQPALPPPPQSPYHQLDFTHSLSFDDGSRGFPDSLEPSHSASFPSLSKKELDLMLMQDTMLPLASDPLFSAMSPEASKASSRRSSFSMEDADML from the exons ATGGCGTCGCGCATCGGGCTGCGGATGGAGCTGATGAAGCAGCAGGCGCAGCAGGAGGCGGAGCGGGAGCgagtgcagcagcagatgaTGATGAACTACATGCAGCAGCAGCGCATGCCGGTGGCCTCCACCCCGGCCATCAACACCCCTGTGCACTACCAGTCCCCACCACCCGTGCCTGGAGAGGTCCTCAAG GTGCAGTCCTACCTGGAGAACCCTACCACCTACCACCTGCAGAAGTCTCGGGACAAGAAGGTTCAAGCTTACCTCTCAGAAACCTACGGGaacaagtttgctgcccacgtCAGCCCCATCAGCCACTCTCCCAAGCCGCCCCCGGCCGCCTCCCCTGGCGTCCGACCTGGCCACGTCCTGTCCTCCTCGGCGGGCAACAGTGCCCCCAACAGCCCCATGGCCATGCTCAACATCGGCTCCAACCCCGAGCGCGAG TTTGATGAGGTCATCGATGACATCATGCGCTTGGATGATGTCTTGGGCTACATTAACCCTGAAGTCCAGATGCCCAACACG ctaCCCATGTCCAGCAGTCACATGAATGTCTATACTGGGGACCCCCAAGTGACAGCCTCCCTTGTAGGtgtcaccagcagctcctgccctgctgaccTCACCCAGAAGAGAGAGCTGACAG ATGCTGAGAGCCGAGCCCTGGCGAAAGAGCGTCAGAAGAAAGACAATCACAACCTGA TCGAGAGGCGGCGAAGGTTTAACATCAACGACCGCATCAAAGAGCTGGGGATGCTCATCCCTAAGGCCAACGACCT GGACGTGCGCTGGAACAAAGGCACCATCCTGAAGGCATCTGTGGACTACATCAAGAGGATGCAGAAGGACCTGCAGAGGTCACGAGACCTGGAGAACCACTCACGACGCCTGGAGATGACAaataagcagctgctgctccgcATCCAG gagctggagatgcAGGCACGTGTCCACGGGCTGCCCACCTCCTCGCCCTCAGGTGTCAACGTGGCCGAGCTGGCTCAGCAGGTGGTCAAGCAAGAAGCCAGTGGGGACGAGGGGACGCTGGAACCGCTGCTGCCACCCCCGGACCCCGAAAcgcagctgcagccagcgctGCCTCCACCCCCTCAATCTCCCTACCACCAACTGGACTTCACCCACAGCCTGAGCTTCGACGACGGCTCCCGAGGCTTCCCAGACAGCCTGGAGCCCAGCCACAGTGCTTCCTTCCCATCCCTATCCAAGAAGGAGCTGGACTTGATGCTGATGCAGGACACCATGCTGCCCCTGGCCTCCGACCCCTTGTTCTCAGCCATGTCCCCGGAGGCTTCCAAGGCCAGCAGTCGCCGGAGCAGCTTCAGCATGGAGGATGCAGACATGCTGtga